A window of Scyliorhinus canicula unplaced genomic scaffold, sScyCan1.1, whole genome shotgun sequence genomic DNA:
gtcagaatgaacatggctcATACCTGGGTGTAgaaatccaatccctgtaataaCATGTGAACTCTCTGGTTTGCCAGTCGAGCAATTGGATGAGCCAAGCGAGCGGATGTCTGGAGTGAAtcctccatcacatggctgatgaACGGCTTCTACCCAGAATGGATTCGCTGGTGTTTCGTCAAATcgcttctgcttttaaagctcttctcacagtcagaacattgaaaTGGTCTTTCATCTGTGTGAACAAGTTTATGTGACCGAAGCTGCGATTttgcagtgaatcccttcccacactcagcacAGGTAaagggtttctccccagtgtgaactcgctggtgatccCGAAGACTAGATGCACGGGTATAACTCTTCCCACACTTCCCGCAAGTAaagggtttctccccagtgtgaactcgctggtgatcaAAAAGATTATATGAATTAGTGAAACTCTCcccacactcagtgcaggtgaatgCCTTCTCttcagtgtgaatacgttggtgTCTAAGAAGGAATGTTGAtctaataaatcccttcccacacacggagcagacgaACGGCCTCTCACCAGTGTGGACAAGCTTGTGATGAGCAAGATGGGAAGAACAAGTGAATCTCTTCCCGCACTCAGAGCAgtggaatggtctctccccagtgtgaacccgtagATGTTCGGTGAGGTTGGATGAAGACCGGAATcttttcccacactgggagcaaatGAACGGTTTttcaccagtgtgaactcgctggtgtgacaccAGTCCAAATGAATCAGCAAATCCattaccacacacacagcaaatgaatggtttctccccagtgtgtctACGTTGATGAATTTCCAGCGCTGATGGGAttcggaatcccttcccacagtccccacatttccaccgtttcACCATGGTGTCACCAGGTTAGACAATCAGTTGATCCTTGTCTACACGCAGAACACATATACGTTTTCTCCCCACTGTAAATGGTGCGATATTTTCTCAGGCTGGGTAATTGGTTAAcgttctttccacagtcagttcatttgaacactctcactcggatgcgtgtctcggtgcttttccagtcacaatgATGTTTCAGATCCTTTCCGATGGAAAGAACAGACaaatatttctccttccacattcaaagactGGTGATATTCAACTCGTGTGAATGTGTTGAATCCTCTCCTTTCAATCCTCTGTAAAAGGAGTTGACTGTGTCAGTAttactgtcagtccaggataaaAATTCAGAACAAATAATTCTAATTTTCATCTCTTGGTTCCCCAAATATGTTGCCCAATCAAAGTAAAAGAAGGCAAAATCCCAACAAAAACAAGGAACAGTTTTTACCTAAACCAGAATGTTGTTTTCAGTGTCTCAGAAGCACTCTACACCCTGATTTAACAACAGTTGTGGAAGATATCAAGTGAATTGGTGATCATGATCCAGCTCCAGGGCCACCTGAACATGGACAAGACCACAGAGAGGGTTCAGCAGCCAGAGGAAGCCCTACATTCTCCCCATTGGGCTCACCCATCTGGATCTACAAATTGATGTTTTAATCAAATCCAGGAACAGACCATCTACTCCGACCAGCCCAGACCCATATGTGCAGCAAAGCTAGGAATGTGGAGGTAAAGTAGCACTACACATTTCGGAGCAGCCCCTTCCAGTAACTATACAGGGACTGAAACCTCCCCATTAgcatccccacagtgcaggaagccattcggcacatcatgtCTACACTAACTCTCTAAAATAGCATCCTGCCAAGGCCCactcctcaccctatccccataaccccaccaaacctgcacattgttgcactgtgggaggaaagtggaggaaacccacacagacacggggagaaagtgcaatcttcccagtgtgaactcgctggtgtgccagcaggagtcacctgatgaaggagctatgctccgaaaggcAGTGATTCcaaatgttggactttaacctggtgttgtaaaacttcttacaatCTACACAAAGACAGTCATCCAAGCTCGGATTTGACCCTGGATGCTTGTTAGCGGTGCTAATCACGGTGCCAATAAACCGCTTGAAAAACCTGTCGCTCAGTTGAAAACCTGAAGTTCATTTAATATCCCCAGGCACTAGGACCCGATTGGGAACAGGAACCC
This region includes:
- the LOC119959303 gene encoding gastrula zinc finger protein XlCGF8.2DB-like, with translation MVKRWKCGDCGKGFRIPSALEIHQRRHTGEKPFICCVCGNGFADSFGLVSHQRVHTGEKPFICSQCGKRFRSSSNLTEHLRVHTGERPFHCSECGKRFTCSSHLAHHKLVHTGERPFVCSVCGKGFIRSTFLLRHQRIHTEEKAFTCTECGESFTNSYNLFDHQRVHTGEKPFTCGKCGKSYTRASSLRDHQRVHTGEKPFTCAECGKGFTAKSQLRSHKLVHTDERPFQCSDCEKSFKSRSDLTKHQRIHSG